A genomic segment from Necator americanus strain Aroian chromosome III, whole genome shotgun sequence encodes:
- a CDS encoding hypothetical protein (NECATOR_CHRIII.G12009.T1) produces the protein MESLATTIRFVTLNCLTLSSELKQTVLSRLLRYLFVPSAALQKTRGCAVAVRNDWNNLVEDFGSRSSRCAFARLRDHKGRQLCSENGVITERTSDNGDCLVELCEQTGLIIASTFERNPLRHQLTWQELFWDVAFDSDHRPVLHSIKIRFYKRNRGVPPQPKIDIAGLKGDECRTNFRQRVFIHAEDAAKETLLVQMPRKKFAPAETRCTTLYVSCKHWRFQPGREGSCVVNCNNIAITSGRRERRSLKSGKMKRCSPVLNTANGKAVDEATLPFWRGHFKALLNRQPPAAPERERVIEIWQRYSKPMQLAFLDFKAAFDSPHRGRFLQDGVPGKFVCLLDDMNQRTSAAVRIPARYTTPHEGPVDIALALLGCLLTDPDDAVIFAENTTKIQHGLKLVSKLAANYELRLCPD, from the exons atggaatctttggcaacaaccattcgtttcgtcacgctgaactgcctaacactgtcgagtgaactcaAACAAACCGTcctgtctaggcttctgcgataCCTCTTTGTGCCGTCTGCTGCACTGCAGAAAACAC gtggctgcgcggtagctgtgaggaacgattggAACAACCTTGTGGAGGATTTTGGCTCAAGATCGTCTAGATGTGCCTTTGCACGACTGCGGGATCACAAAGGACGTCAACTCTGTAGT gaaaatggtgtTATCAcagagcgcacgtcggacaacggtgattGTCTGGTTGAattatgtgaacagacgggcctcatcatcgcttccacgtttgaGAGGAATCCTctacgccatcagctcacgtggcagg AGCTGTTTTGGGACGTTgctttcgactctgaccaccgtccagttcttcacAGCATTAAGATACGGTTctacaagagaaaccgaggagtacctcctcaaccgaaaatcgacattgCAGGTCTGAAAggcgatgaatgcagaacaaatttCCGCCAGCGTGTGTTCATTCATGCTGAA gacgctgcaaaggaaaccCTTCTGGTTCaaatgccgcggaagaagtttgcacCTGCGGAGACAAGATGTACAACTCTGTATGTGTCATGTAAgcactggcgatttcaacCAGGAAGAGAAGGgagttgcgtcgtcaactgcaacaatatcgcgataacgagtggacgtcgagagcgaaggagtttgaaaag cggcaagatgaaaagatgttctccagtcctcaacactgccaatggaaaGGCTGTCgatgaagcaacccttccattTTGGAGGGGTCACTTCAAGGCCCTGCTGAACCGGCAACCGCCCGCAGCTCCTGAACGCGA gagagtgatcgaaatctggcagcggtactcgaagccaatgcaactcgcctttctggactttaaagccgctttcgactctcctcatcgaggccgcTTTCTCCAGGATGgggtaccaggaaagttcgtttgcttgcttgatgacatgaatcaacgaacaagtGCTGCAGTTCGAATACCAGCCAGATATACAACACCACACGAG GGTCCCGTCGACATCGCCTTAGCACTATTAGGGTGCCTCTTGACTGATCCCGACGATgctgttatattcgcggaaaacaCCACGAAGATCCAACATGGTCTCAAACTTGTATCGAAATTGGCTGCAAATTATGAACTACGTCTATGCCCTGATTAA